In Micromonospora sp. NBC_01813, the following are encoded in one genomic region:
- a CDS encoding thiazolylpeptide-type bacteriocin: MNIDNQTGLADLADLANEILELESETFEISDYADANGVLLAVAASCSTSSTSTCSSTTSTTSCSA; this comes from the coding sequence ATGAACATCGACAACCAGACCGGCCTGGCGGACCTCGCGGACCTCGCGAACGAGATCCTCGAACTCGAGTCGGAGACCTTCGAGATCTCGGACTACGCGGACGCGAACGGCGTGCTGCTGGCCGTGGCCGCCTCCTGCAGCACCAGCTCCACCAGCACCTGCTCCAGCACCACCAGCACCACCTCCTGCTCCGCCTGA
- a CDS encoding CHAT domain-containing protein produces the protein MPLFRRRRSGSDGPTDRGKSGGGADQGDEVTEEVLLAAVRWAQDLVNTGQLAEAERVLRGLVGHARALSPSPASFMVFRLLGQCTRVAGQFDDARRAYVSAFEVASALPDREQALDLRVAAITGIAAVEIADEHLEQAAELFGMATKLAELVTDKTGLVSALSGHAEVLHRQGMAGAEELYRRALDQPGVDGPRRGILLDNAARELFRQGRRDEAIESAAEAVRLLADSSARYDAYKAMINLATLRREVDRDSAGEAFTAAHDLIHDMHSRVDVQHYTAGFRARVERIEAATRERTDEDLLGLGHPAFQQMIAGLADPRMRRDLALGAPVFLAQRASEEGQRHLLEHRYGEAERSLRTAEEFWTHLGASHMLPAVWSALGLLYTTVGRYDEALALLQQARRTAHELGDARAELTASTNLCTLLSRQPTLTELDQLELVAQARALFDFLAARTPGETTGDLGILDSIAASLARDYGATALADRYLLASIDAVQRAHERHGAALPFAGLDRLALRLGTLVLNWSYSGRAEQAAPFRERLVTLRREAREAAVRYPADTALGLAALAAGERTEQTLRVLRDACDGYDELRRGIADLSAAAGFGTLFAPPFVQAASLALELGRVEEAFALLERAKSRALLEALRDHETGADPADPLAAREAALWAELRRLRASGMDDGAGPADVENRRQLLASRMAAAEAQQTVRTELLDLWRQLAASHPTMRAHRMAEPITAGEAAPLLAVAGDAVLVEYLTGPAGVWAFTLNGAGLTARQLLGPEVPGAPAAHDVEGWEDLLVSADSDGMRRLVQHPVHAVLTAPIAEVPPGRTVFLVPHGALHLAPLHLLPPAGGAASAGDAGSADEVGEAGADEIRARPGTYLLPSASLLRVPRPSPARTSPMGTNQVDDALDACAARAGGEIVNGVLVAGDPLGDLPYARSECAYVAGRLGGAARTGAAVTSAWLADALTRPQRPRLVHLACHAVFDRRRPERSGLVLAAAPATSGAAANGSGGVQLGRLLDGDRRRGDPVGPGPGLPPFAGAGEVGAELVSLARLAEWDWGGVLVVLSACDSGRHEVRDGDELVGLGRTLLAAGARALVTAIRPVPDLATALLMGWFYDELDLTGRLGPEQVGTVLGQAQRRLREATAADLVARGVQLVTAGGDHALLGCRTIAVAHRAAGEIESFVTWQRHLGTLAEGQPLPAGTVHRQVSTGAPTYRTVRPFAELADWASFTVYGAP, from the coding sequence ATGCCGCTCTTCCGCCGCCGCAGATCCGGCTCCGACGGGCCCACTGACAGGGGCAAGTCCGGAGGCGGTGCCGACCAGGGGGACGAGGTCACCGAAGAGGTGTTGCTGGCCGCCGTCAGGTGGGCGCAGGATCTCGTCAACACCGGTCAGCTGGCCGAGGCGGAGCGCGTGCTGCGCGGCCTGGTCGGCCACGCGCGGGCCCTTTCGCCCAGCCCGGCCAGCTTCATGGTCTTCCGGCTACTCGGCCAGTGCACGCGGGTCGCAGGCCAGTTCGACGACGCCCGCCGAGCCTATGTGTCGGCCTTCGAGGTCGCGTCCGCGCTGCCGGACCGGGAGCAGGCATTGGACCTGCGGGTCGCGGCGATCACCGGGATAGCCGCCGTGGAGATCGCCGATGAGCACCTGGAGCAGGCGGCCGAGCTCTTCGGCATGGCCACCAAACTGGCGGAATTGGTGACCGACAAGACCGGACTGGTTTCGGCCCTCTCCGGGCACGCGGAGGTGCTGCACCGGCAGGGCATGGCGGGTGCCGAGGAGCTCTACCGGAGGGCGCTCGACCAGCCCGGCGTGGACGGGCCCCGACGCGGCATCCTGCTCGACAACGCCGCCCGGGAGCTGTTCCGGCAGGGCCGGCGGGACGAGGCGATCGAGTCCGCGGCGGAGGCGGTGCGGTTGCTGGCCGACTCGTCGGCGCGGTACGACGCCTACAAAGCGATGATCAACCTGGCGACGCTGCGCCGGGAGGTAGACCGTGACTCGGCCGGCGAGGCGTTCACCGCAGCGCATGACCTGATTCACGACATGCACTCCCGGGTGGACGTCCAGCACTACACGGCCGGCTTCCGGGCCCGGGTGGAGCGCATCGAGGCGGCTACCCGGGAGCGGACGGACGAAGACCTGCTGGGCCTGGGCCACCCGGCCTTCCAGCAGATGATCGCGGGTCTGGCCGACCCACGGATGCGGCGGGATCTCGCGCTCGGCGCGCCCGTCTTCCTCGCCCAGCGGGCGAGCGAGGAGGGTCAACGGCACCTGCTGGAGCACCGCTACGGCGAGGCGGAGCGGTCGCTGCGTACGGCCGAGGAGTTCTGGACCCATCTCGGTGCCTCGCACATGCTGCCCGCGGTCTGGTCGGCGCTCGGCCTGCTCTACACGACGGTCGGCCGCTACGACGAGGCGCTGGCGCTGCTGCAGCAGGCCCGGCGGACGGCACACGAGCTCGGTGACGCCCGCGCCGAGCTGACCGCGTCGACGAACCTCTGCACGCTGCTCTCCCGCCAGCCGACCCTTACCGAACTGGACCAGTTGGAGCTGGTCGCGCAGGCTCGTGCGCTGTTTGACTTCCTGGCCGCGCGAACTCCCGGCGAGACCACCGGCGACCTGGGCATCCTGGACTCCATCGCGGCCAGCCTGGCCCGTGACTACGGCGCGACGGCGCTCGCCGACCGCTACCTGCTGGCCTCGATCGACGCGGTGCAGCGCGCACACGAGCGGCACGGTGCGGCGTTGCCCTTCGCGGGCCTGGATCGGTTGGCGCTGCGCCTCGGCACGCTGGTACTGAACTGGTCGTACTCGGGCCGGGCGGAGCAGGCCGCACCGTTCCGCGAACGGCTGGTGACGTTGCGCCGGGAGGCGAGGGAGGCAGCGGTGCGCTACCCGGCGGACACGGCGCTTGGCCTCGCCGCGCTGGCCGCCGGTGAACGCACCGAACAGACACTGCGGGTGCTACGCGACGCCTGCGACGGTTATGACGAGCTACGCCGGGGCATCGCCGACCTGAGCGCCGCGGCCGGCTTCGGCACGCTCTTCGCTCCGCCATTCGTCCAGGCGGCGAGCCTGGCGCTCGAACTGGGCCGGGTGGAGGAGGCGTTCGCGTTGCTGGAGCGCGCGAAGTCGCGGGCGCTGCTGGAGGCGTTGCGGGACCACGAGACCGGTGCCGACCCGGCGGACCCGTTGGCGGCGCGCGAGGCCGCCCTCTGGGCCGAGCTACGCCGGTTGCGCGCCTCCGGTATGGACGATGGCGCCGGGCCGGCCGACGTCGAGAATCGCCGGCAGCTGCTGGCCAGTCGGATGGCGGCCGCCGAGGCGCAACAGACGGTGCGCACGGAGTTGCTTGACCTGTGGCGCCAGCTGGCCGCGAGCCACCCGACAATGCGCGCCCACCGGATGGCGGAGCCGATCACGGCCGGCGAGGCGGCTCCGCTGCTGGCGGTCGCGGGCGATGCGGTCCTGGTGGAGTACCTGACCGGCCCCGCCGGAGTATGGGCGTTCACCCTGAATGGCGCGGGCCTCACCGCACGACAACTGCTGGGGCCGGAGGTCCCCGGCGCTCCGGCCGCCCACGACGTCGAGGGCTGGGAGGACCTGCTCGTATCGGCGGACAGCGACGGGATGCGTCGACTCGTCCAGCACCCGGTGCACGCGGTGCTGACCGCGCCCATCGCCGAGGTGCCGCCGGGGCGGACCGTCTTCTTGGTGCCGCACGGTGCCCTGCACCTGGCCCCCCTGCACCTGCTCCCGCCGGCTGGTGGTGCCGCTTCGGCCGGTGATGCCGGCTCCGCCGACGAAGTCGGGGAGGCCGGTGCTGACGAAATCAGGGCTCGGCCCGGGACCTACCTGTTGCCGAGTGCCTCCCTGCTGCGGGTGCCCCGGCCGAGCCCGGCACGCACCAGCCCGATGGGTACCAACCAGGTCGACGATGCACTCGACGCGTGCGCTGCGAGAGCGGGCGGCGAGATCGTGAACGGGGTCCTCGTGGCGGGCGACCCTCTCGGTGACCTGCCGTATGCGCGCTCCGAATGCGCCTACGTCGCTGGCCGGCTCGGCGGTGCGGCGCGGACCGGCGCGGCGGTGACCTCGGCCTGGCTCGCCGACGCGCTCACCCGCCCTCAGCGCCCCCGCCTGGTACATCTGGCCTGCCACGCCGTCTTCGACCGGCGGCGGCCGGAGCGTAGTGGCCTGGTGCTGGCCGCTGCGCCGGCAACATCCGGCGCGGCGGCGAACGGGAGCGGAGGCGTGCAGCTGGGGCGGCTGCTCGACGGAGACCGGCGACGCGGTGACCCGGTAGGCCCGGGGCCAGGTCTCCCTCCGTTCGCGGGCGCCGGTGAGGTCGGTGCCGAGCTGGTGAGCCTGGCCCGGCTGGCGGAGTGGGACTGGGGCGGCGTCCTGGTCGTGCTGAGCGCCTGCGACAGCGGACGGCACGAGGTGCGTGACGGGGACGAACTGGTCGGGCTGGGCCGGACCTTACTGGCGGCTGGAGCCCGCGCCCTGGTGACGGCGATCCGGCCGGTCCCCGACCTGGCGACGGCGCTGCTGATGGGCTGGTTCTACGACGAGCTGGACCTGACGGGTCGGCTCGGGCCGGAGCAGGTCGGCACGGTCCTCGGCCAGGCTCAGCGCCGGCTGCGCGAGGCAACTGCGGCCGACCTGGTGGCGCGGGGCGTACAACTGGTGACGGCTGGTGGCGACCACGCCCTGTTGGGCTGCCGCACGATCGCGGTGGCGCACCGGGCAGCGGGCGAGATCGAGTCGTTCGTGACCTGGCAGCGCCACCTTGGCACCCTCGCCGAGGGCCAGCCGTTGCCGGCCGGGACCGTTCACCGGCAGGTATCCACGGGTGCTCCGACCTACCGTACGGTTCGTCCCTTCGCCGAGCTGGCCGACTGGGCCTCGTTCACCGTCTACGGGGCGCCTTGA
- a CDS encoding class I SAM-dependent methyltransferase — MSDSSFLQTTSDSYDAIVDEYVEWVESSLDDAPLDRAMLGLFAELVQSTGTPVVADVGCGPGRVTVLLAEHGLDAFGVDLSPGMIAYARQAYPGLRFEVGSMLDLDLPDGGLGGLLAYFSIIHLPWQRRPEAFAEFHRTLVPGGYLMLVFQIGDDIRHRDEFEGKQIDLSFHRQQPAEVARLLAEAGFLVLVTVEQTPPAADRPPLGVLVARKP, encoded by the coding sequence GTGTCTGACTCCAGCTTCCTGCAGACCACCAGCGACTCGTACGACGCGATCGTCGACGAGTACGTCGAGTGGGTGGAGTCCAGTCTGGACGATGCGCCGCTGGACCGGGCCATGCTGGGTTTGTTCGCCGAGCTGGTGCAGTCGACGGGCACGCCGGTGGTCGCGGATGTCGGCTGCGGGCCGGGCCGGGTCACCGTGCTGCTGGCCGAGCACGGGCTGGACGCGTTCGGCGTCGACCTGTCACCGGGCATGATCGCCTACGCCCGTCAGGCGTACCCGGGGCTGCGTTTCGAGGTCGGCTCGATGCTCGACCTGGACCTGCCCGACGGCGGCCTCGGCGGGCTGCTCGCCTACTTCTCGATCATCCACCTGCCGTGGCAGCGGCGACCGGAGGCGTTCGCCGAGTTTCATCGCACGCTCGTCCCGGGCGGCTATCTGATGCTGGTCTTCCAGATCGGCGACGACATCCGACACCGGGACGAGTTCGAGGGCAAGCAGATCGATCTGAGCTTCCACCGCCAGCAGCCGGCCGAGGTGGCCCGGCTGCTGGCGGAGGCTGGTTTCCTGGTCCTGGTCACCGTCGAGCAGACCCCGCCGGCAGCGGACCGGCCGCCGCTGGGCGTCCTGGTCGCCCGTAAGCCCTGA
- a CDS encoding serine hydrolase domain-containing protein has protein sequence MSTSVCLPDRPTRSRRRRLVTMATAAAIAAGGFAVAGPVGTAQAGTRPDAIAQRIEKLVGPDRHAGALAAVRDQRGRTRHYTAGVGDLRTGAKVPTNGQVRIGSASKMFTSVVVLQLVDEGTVDLDASVESYLPGLVRSPGVDPDAITVRQLLQHTSGLPDYTNSMFQEMIDIPPYQHIYLEPRDLLDMANAMEGGPAGTWAYSNTNYVLAGLIAQRVTGRPFNELVTTRIIERIGLRDTYAPEVGEEDIRGRHPKGYQLDDATGELLDFTRMDPGWGWAAGQLISSPADLNTFLRALLDGKLLKPAQLAEMRTTVAVHPQSNLRYGLGLFSTPLSCGGVAWGHGGDIPGYSTANGATDDGRAATLTVTSLTGSVTDKSVAAERAALVDAALCAK, from the coding sequence ATGTCCACATCTGTTTGCCTACCGGACCGGCCTACCCGGTCGCGTCGTCGCCGGCTCGTCACCATGGCGACCGCCGCCGCCATCGCGGCCGGCGGGTTCGCGGTCGCCGGCCCGGTCGGCACCGCCCAGGCCGGGACCCGACCCGACGCCATCGCGCAGCGCATCGAAAAGCTCGTCGGCCCCGACCGGCACGCCGGCGCGCTGGCCGCTGTCCGGGACCAGCGCGGCCGGACCCGCCACTACACGGCCGGCGTCGGCGACCTGCGTACCGGCGCGAAGGTGCCGACCAACGGCCAGGTACGCATCGGCAGCGCCAGCAAGATGTTCACCTCCGTCGTCGTGCTGCAGCTCGTCGACGAAGGCACAGTGGACCTCGACGCGTCGGTCGAGAGCTACCTGCCGGGCCTGGTCCGCAGCCCCGGCGTGGATCCCGACGCGATCACCGTCCGCCAGCTACTGCAGCACACCAGCGGACTCCCCGACTACACCAACTCGATGTTCCAGGAAATGATCGACATCCCGCCGTACCAGCACATCTACCTCGAACCCCGGGACCTGCTCGACATGGCCAACGCCATGGAAGGCGGGCCAGCCGGCACCTGGGCCTACAGCAACACCAACTACGTGCTGGCCGGCCTGATCGCCCAACGGGTCACCGGCCGCCCATTCAACGAACTGGTCACCACCCGGATCATCGAACGGATCGGCCTGCGCGACACGTACGCGCCCGAGGTCGGCGAGGAAGACATCCGGGGCAGGCACCCCAAGGGTTACCAGCTCGACGACGCCACCGGCGAACTGCTCGACTTCACTCGGATGGACCCGGGCTGGGGCTGGGCCGCCGGCCAACTGATCTCCAGCCCGGCCGATCTGAACACGTTCCTGCGGGCGCTGCTCGACGGCAAGCTGCTCAAGCCCGCCCAGCTGGCCGAGATGCGCACCACCGTCGCCGTACATCCGCAATCGAACCTGAGGTACGGACTCGGTCTCTTCAGCACCCCGCTGAGCTGCGGCGGGGTGGCCTGGGGACACGGCGGCGACATCCCGGGCTACTCGACCGCCAACGGCGCCACCGACGACGGCCGGGCAGCGACCCTCACGGTCACCTCGCTCACCGGGTCGGTGACGGACAAGTCCGTCGCCGCAGAGCGGGCCGCGCTCGTCGACGCCGCGCTCTGCGCGAAGTGA
- a CDS encoding serine hydrolase domain-containing protein, which produces MSPQRRTVAALALVATIGFAGIGIQYADAAQAHRPKKDTIQTSIDALVKNGVAPGALVSVRDSKGRVTNYTAGVNDPRTRAKVPTDGYVRMASNTKMYTSVAVLQLVDEGKVKLDEPIETYLPGLVRGEGFDGHTITVRHLLSMTSGLPEYELPDVSEWGNRYYEPRDMLDSAFSQPAHAPAPGGQVQYRNANYIVAGLLVQKVTGRPLAEVITNKILKPARLHETYWPGVGDKTIRQPHAKGYLPDPETMKWVDTTQVDPSIAWAAGQMISTPSDINKFLVALQNGKLITPATLAEMRDSNAWLPGGEAFPDLVWHYGLGATGFDLSCGGRAWGHGGDIDGYSSRTAITADGRAVTIVVTADSSPVPDGIFQVLDAFDAALCAGN; this is translated from the coding sequence ATGTCACCGCAACGCCGCACTGTCGCCGCACTGGCGCTCGTCGCGACGATCGGGTTCGCCGGCATCGGCATCCAGTACGCCGACGCCGCGCAGGCCCACCGCCCGAAGAAGGACACCATCCAGACCAGCATCGACGCGCTGGTCAAGAACGGCGTCGCGCCGGGAGCGCTGGTCTCGGTCCGGGACAGCAAGGGCCGCGTCACCAACTACACCGCCGGCGTCAACGACCCGCGGACCCGGGCGAAGGTGCCCACCGACGGGTACGTGCGGATGGCGAGCAACACCAAGATGTACACCTCGGTCGCCGTCCTGCAGCTCGTCGACGAAGGCAAGGTCAAGCTGGACGAGCCGATCGAGACGTACCTGCCGGGGCTGGTCCGTGGGGAGGGCTTCGACGGACACACCATCACGGTCCGCCACCTGCTGAGCATGACCAGCGGCCTGCCGGAGTACGAACTGCCGGACGTCTCCGAGTGGGGCAACAGGTACTACGAGCCGCGTGACATGCTCGACTCGGCGTTCTCCCAGCCGGCGCACGCCCCGGCTCCCGGCGGGCAGGTGCAGTACCGCAACGCCAACTACATCGTGGCCGGTCTGCTGGTGCAGAAGGTCACCGGTCGCCCACTGGCCGAAGTGATCACCAACAAGATCCTGAAGCCGGCCCGGCTGCACGAGACGTACTGGCCGGGTGTCGGTGACAAGACCATCCGCCAGCCGCACGCCAAGGGCTACCTGCCGGACCCGGAGACGATGAAGTGGGTCGACACCACCCAGGTGGACCCCTCCATCGCCTGGGCGGCCGGCCAGATGATCTCCACCCCGAGTGACATCAACAAGTTCCTGGTGGCGCTGCAGAACGGGAAGCTGATCACACCGGCGACCCTGGCCGAGATGCGTGACAGCAATGCCTGGCTCCCCGGCGGCGAGGCCTTCCCGGATCTGGTGTGGCACTACGGGCTCGGCGCCACCGGGTTCGACCTCTCCTGCGGCGGTCGCGCCTGGGGGCACGGCGGCGACATCGACGGATACTCCAGCCGTACCGCCATCACTGCCGACGGTCGCGCCGTGACCATCGTGGTGACCGCCGACTCGAGCCCGGTCCCCGACGGCATCTTCCAGGTCCTGGACGCGTTCGACGCCGCGCTGTGCGCCGGCAACTGA
- a CDS encoding ABC transporter permease, with protein sequence MLMLALRMLRHRIGSAVATLVALTCGVMILMSMGVLVESGMRYAPAPQRYAAADILVAKRDMTITTQEFGETVTATVVLPEGATVPADLADHIGQLPGVAVAAADRSIPAVVPIQSVAPGQPAAQEAVAHGWSSAALTPYRIVDGTQPDTTDEVAIDVRLATAAGDQLRTGDQLPVLAGGAVRQYRVSGIVERTAAGDGPSALFFTDDHAAALSPDPDRAGLIGIVLAPGADTAAVTAEVSRLAAESGATVHTGAERGKLEQSEGLAAATLLTQLGAVFGGYVAGLVMFVVAGTIGLAVRHRRRDLALLRAVAATPGQVRLMIVAEVAQLSIVSALLGVPAGLWVTGWVHGQLMTRGFIPDGFPLDGGVLSAVAVSVATVLVAVSAGLIAARRTVKIRPTEALGEVAVEPARSSRVRLVAGLVAVGGGVALTMFTTAVRGQAALGAATGMLFVFVLAAALLAPWINRYAAQVLGPVLRAVWGDSGYLAAANLRANAQGMATVLTALVLSVGFGGSVWFLQDNLERESVAQTRDGMLAQHALVSAVGLPASAVVDAREVPGVVAATGIRRTSVLVPMMDAAEPVAAQAIDPDGADQTLDLSVTEGSLADLRGDTVALSTLQASSQGADLGDQVEFWLGDGTPVSLRLVAIYERGLAYGDVTLHRETVDGHTPTNLDEQVLIRTAPGDGEIFAGLAGLVERYPGSGLIDTGAIDAQLATDLALSAWLNKLLIGVMVGYAALAAANTMIMAALARGRELALLRLVGVTTRQVKRMVHAEQVGLLGTSLLIGGAIAAVTLVSVVRTMTGQLIPYVPPLGWVSIIGGTTLLALVTTIAPISALLRTPPVDSIGVKE encoded by the coding sequence ATGCTGATGCTCGCCCTCCGGATGCTGCGCCACCGTATCGGCAGTGCGGTCGCCACCCTCGTCGCGCTCACCTGCGGCGTCATGATCCTCATGTCGATGGGCGTGCTGGTCGAGTCCGGGATGCGTTACGCGCCCGCACCGCAGCGGTACGCTGCCGCCGACATCCTGGTCGCGAAACGCGACATGACCATCACCACCCAGGAGTTCGGTGAGACCGTCACGGCCACCGTGGTCCTGCCCGAAGGCGCGACGGTGCCGGCCGACCTGGCCGACCACATCGGGCAGCTGCCCGGCGTTGCCGTCGCCGCCGCCGACCGCTCGATCCCGGCTGTCGTGCCGATCCAGTCCGTCGCGCCAGGTCAGCCGGCGGCGCAGGAGGCGGTCGCACACGGGTGGAGCAGCGCCGCGCTCACCCCGTACCGGATCGTCGACGGAACCCAGCCGGACACCACCGACGAGGTCGCCATCGACGTCCGACTGGCCACGGCGGCCGGCGACCAGCTGCGGACCGGCGACCAGCTTCCGGTCCTCGCCGGCGGCGCGGTACGGCAGTACCGGGTCAGCGGCATCGTCGAACGTACCGCCGCCGGCGACGGGCCGTCCGCGCTGTTCTTCACCGACGACCACGCCGCAGCGCTGAGCCCCGACCCGGACCGGGCCGGACTGATCGGGATCGTCCTCGCCCCGGGCGCGGACACCGCCGCTGTGACGGCCGAGGTCAGCCGGCTGGCCGCCGAATCCGGCGCGACCGTCCACACCGGTGCCGAGCGCGGAAAGCTGGAACAGTCCGAAGGGCTCGCGGCGGCCACCCTGCTGACCCAGCTCGGTGCCGTCTTCGGCGGCTACGTCGCCGGGCTCGTGATGTTCGTCGTCGCCGGAACGATCGGCCTGGCGGTCCGTCACCGCCGCCGCGACCTGGCCCTGCTGCGCGCCGTCGCGGCGACCCCGGGACAGGTACGGCTGATGATCGTCGCCGAGGTCGCCCAGTTGAGCATCGTCTCGGCGCTGCTCGGCGTCCCGGCCGGGCTGTGGGTGACCGGCTGGGTGCACGGTCAGCTCATGACCCGGGGCTTCATCCCCGATGGCTTCCCGCTCGACGGCGGGGTGCTCTCCGCAGTGGCGGTCAGCGTGGCGACGGTGCTGGTGGCGGTGTCGGCGGGGCTGATCGCGGCCCGCCGTACGGTGAAGATCCGCCCGACCGAGGCGCTCGGCGAGGTCGCCGTGGAGCCGGCCCGCAGCAGCCGCGTCCGGCTCGTCGCCGGTCTGGTCGCGGTCGGCGGCGGGGTCGCGCTGACCATGTTCACCACAGCCGTACGTGGCCAGGCAGCGCTCGGCGCGGCGACCGGCATGCTGTTCGTCTTCGTGCTCGCCGCCGCGCTGCTCGCGCCGTGGATCAACCGGTACGCCGCACAGGTTCTCGGCCCGGTGCTGCGTGCCGTCTGGGGCGACAGTGGATATCTGGCGGCGGCCAATCTGCGGGCGAACGCGCAGGGCATGGCGACGGTGTTGACCGCGCTGGTGCTGTCGGTCGGCTTCGGCGGCTCGGTCTGGTTCCTGCAGGACAACCTGGAGCGGGAGAGCGTCGCCCAGACCCGGGACGGGATGCTGGCCCAGCACGCGCTGGTGTCGGCGGTCGGGCTGCCGGCGAGCGCCGTGGTGGACGCCCGCGAAGTGCCCGGCGTCGTCGCCGCCACCGGAATCCGGCGTACCTCGGTGCTCGTGCCGATGATGGATGCCGCCGAACCCGTCGCCGCCCAGGCGATCGACCCCGACGGGGCCGACCAGACCCTGGACCTGTCGGTCACCGAGGGCAGCCTCGCCGACCTGCGCGGCGACACCGTGGCGTTGTCGACCCTGCAGGCGTCGTCACAGGGAGCAGACCTCGGCGACCAGGTCGAGTTCTGGCTCGGTGACGGCACCCCGGTGTCGTTGCGGCTGGTCGCCATCTACGAGCGCGGGCTCGCCTACGGTGACGTGACCCTCCACCGGGAGACCGTCGACGGCCACACCCCCACCAACCTCGACGAACAGGTCCTGATCCGCACCGCGCCGGGCGACGGCGAGATCTTCGCCGGCCTCGCCGGCCTGGTCGAGCGGTACCCGGGCAGCGGCCTGATCGACACCGGGGCCATCGACGCCCAGTTGGCCACCGACCTGGCGCTCAGCGCCTGGCTGAACAAGCTGCTCATCGGCGTCATGGTGGGCTACGCCGCCCTCGCCGCCGCCAACACCATGATCATGGCGGCGCTGGCCCGGGGCCGCGAACTGGCCCTGCTGCGCCTGGTCGGCGTCACGACCCGTCAGGTCAAGCGGATGGTGCACGCCGAACAGGTCGGCCTGCTCGGCACGTCGCTGCTCATCGGTGGCGCCATCGCTGCCGTCACGTTGGTCTCGGTGGTCCGGACGATGACCGGGCAGCTGATCCCCTACGTCCCGCCGCTCGGCTGGGTCTCGATCATCGGCGGTACCACGCTGCTCGCGCTGGTCACCACCATCGCTCCCATCAGCGCACTCCTGCGGACGCCACCGGTCGACAGCATCGGCGTCAAGGAGTAG
- a CDS encoding ABC transporter ATP-binding protein: MSVRVGRPADPAVRVVQLARTYGSGPQAVTALAGVDAEFHRGTFTAVMGPSGSGKSTLLQTAAGLDRPSSGQVFIGDQELSRLSETKLTKLRRSRIGFVFQAFNLIGALNVEENIHLPLRLSGARPDSAWLSQVVDRVGLADRLQHRPAELSGGQQQRVAIARALAMRPEVIFCDEPTGALDTQTAADVLALLRSVVDESQQTVIMVTHDPVAASYADRVMVLADGRIVRDMPQPGAEQIAEQLAWLGRRPLVTVES; the protein is encoded by the coding sequence ATGTCCGTCCGCGTTGGACGCCCCGCCGACCCGGCGGTACGCGTGGTACAGCTCGCCCGTACGTATGGTTCCGGACCGCAGGCGGTCACCGCGCTCGCCGGCGTGGACGCGGAGTTCCACCGCGGCACGTTCACGGCGGTGATGGGGCCGTCCGGTTCCGGCAAGAGCACCCTGCTGCAGACCGCAGCCGGCCTGGACCGGCCCTCCTCCGGGCAGGTCTTCATCGGGGACCAGGAGCTGTCGCGGCTGTCGGAGACGAAGCTGACCAAGCTGCGGCGCAGCCGGATCGGCTTCGTCTTCCAGGCGTTCAACCTGATCGGGGCGCTGAACGTCGAGGAGAACATCCACCTGCCGCTGCGGCTGTCCGGGGCTCGACCCGACTCGGCGTGGCTGAGCCAGGTGGTGGACCGGGTCGGGCTCGCCGACCGGCTGCAGCATCGCCCGGCCGAGTTGTCCGGTGGTCAGCAGCAGCGGGTGGCGATCGCCCGGGCACTGGCGATGCGCCCCGAGGTGATCTTCTGCGACGAGCCGACCGGCGCGCTGGACACCCAGACCGCCGCCGACGTGCTGGCCCTGCTGCGGTCGGTGGTCGACGAGTCGCAGCAGACGGTGATCATGGTGACCCACGATCCGGTGGCGGCCTCGTACGCCGACCGGGTGATGGTCCTGGCCGACGGCCGGATCGTGCGGGACATGCCCCAGCCGGGTGCGGAGCAGATCGCCGAGCAGTTGGCGTGGCTCGGTCGGCGTCCGCTCGTCACTGTGGAGAGCTGA
- a CDS encoding response regulator transcription factor — MRIVIAEDDALLREGLALLLRAESLDVVATTDSPTTFLSAVDELRPDVAIVDVRMPPTHTDEGIVAAVEARRRQPDLAVLVLSAYVEQAFATDLLAGGAVRLGYLLKERVGRVEEFLDALHRVADGGTAIDPEVVGQLFARSRPDSTLSRLSAREREVLALMAEGLGNTAIAQRMFVTDGAVHKHIRSIFAKLGLAPDDRADRRVTAVLRYLEDAQRRG, encoded by the coding sequence GTGCGGATTGTGATCGCCGAGGACGATGCCCTGCTGCGGGAGGGTCTGGCGCTGCTGCTGCGGGCCGAGTCGCTCGACGTGGTCGCCACCACCGACTCGCCGACGACCTTCCTGTCCGCTGTGGACGAGCTTCGGCCGGACGTGGCAATCGTCGACGTCCGGATGCCGCCGACCCACACCGACGAGGGCATCGTGGCCGCCGTCGAGGCCCGGCGTCGCCAACCCGACCTCGCGGTGCTGGTCCTGTCGGCGTACGTCGAGCAGGCGTTCGCCACCGACCTGCTCGCCGGCGGCGCGGTCCGGCTCGGCTACCTGCTGAAGGAGCGGGTCGGCCGGGTCGAGGAGTTCCTCGACGCGCTGCACCGGGTCGCCGACGGCGGTACGGCGATCGACCCGGAGGTGGTCGGGCAGCTGTTCGCCCGCAGCCGTCCCGACAGCACCCTGAGTCGGCTCAGCGCCCGGGAACGCGAGGTGCTCGCCCTGATGGCCGAAGGGCTCGGCAACACCGCGATCGCGCAGCGGATGTTCGTCACCGACGGGGCCGTGCACAAGCACATCCGCAGCATCTTCGCCAAGCTCGGTCTCGCGCCGGACGACCGCGCCGACCGGCGGGTGACGGCGGTCCTGCGCTACCTCGAAGACGCCCAGCGACGCGGCTGA